From the genome of Leguminivora glycinivorella isolate SPB_JAAS2020 chromosome Z, LegGlyc_1.1, whole genome shotgun sequence, one region includes:
- the LOC125241457 gene encoding M-phase inducer phosphatase 1-like isoform X1, which yields MDPHTLNLSPKSPTPPKRRLGSKENSSPNIVVPGLSYENRIERDFSLTPKPYKTSYENSQKSPFNPTPRKVLGEQNSPFNRTPRKILGELQNSPFNPTPKKVLSEVQNSLPTPRKVLGELQNSTPTSAPKDLSSLTRSPLFKLLDTPVLSPVSSQRSFKKINRIFEERSQFKMENMDKFEEETRAPFQFEQENWTATKLDFRDVLQTTFIEDFKTEDTFVPEKEELDQEFDTLHDLEEKFDNDTFDQCNKYEIISTDSPDIISRGRNPSNRKINGSFVFGAPLADTEQSTSFNRPARALNFEDSFEFPSPVIKKSSSSGSVKKSLKFSETPTKDSMNRIFTSDSTTSMESGFVSEFDDQLLDIEESNSPKVAYFDTLLSGQIIKNNVIRSGKQPHYRSIRINPAQSKARVSLLSILESPQSILESPQKRSKRSEPGEGGESKRRKCEEVRPVLQKYFSENNALIMSAFDRSDGNPDLIGDFSQPFALPLTRGNHSDLKSITCDTLAGLIRGDFENITDFQVIDCRYPYEFEGGHIAGAQNLYTPTQILQLVQGPRPQGKVLVFHCEFSLERGPKLSRFLRSSDREKNKENYPSLHYPEIYLLHEGYRAFYQRHPDLCSPAGYTAMLDPKHRDLLRQHRSVQQPSSSTHYRRNRLLF from the exons TTGTTCCAGGCCTTTCGTACGAAAACAGAATAGAAAGAGACTTCTCACTCACACCGAAACCATACAAAACATCATATGAGAACAGCCAGAAGTCACCGTTCAACCCGACACCTAGAAAAGTACTTGGCGAACAAAACTCTCCATTCAACCGAACACCAAGAAAGATTCTCGGCGAGCTCCAAAATTCTCCCTTCAACCCGACGCCAAAAAAGGTCCTCAGTGAAGTTCAGAACTCTCTACCGACACCGAGAAAGGTCCTAGGAGAGCTGCAGAACTCCACACCGACTTCAGCACCGAAAGACTTAAGCTCGCTAACTCGTTCTCCACTTTTCAAACTGCTTGATACCCCGGTGTTGTCTCCGGTGAGCAGCCAGCGTTCCTTCAAGAAGATTAACAGGATTTTTGAGGAGCGCAGTCAGTTCAAGATGGAGAATATGGACAAATTTGAAGAGGAAACTAGGGCTCCGTTCCAGTTTGAACAGGAGAATTGGACTGCTACTAAG CTGGACTTCAGAGACGTCCTCCAAACGACCTTCATAGAAGATTTCAAGACTGAAGACACTTTCGTACCCGAGAAAGAAGAATTGGACCAAGAATTCGACACTCTCCACGATTTAGAAGAAAAATTCGATAACGACACATTCGACCAATGCAATAAGTACGAAATCATATCAACGGATAGCCCGGATATCATATCCAGAGGCAGGAACCCTTCGAACAGGAAAATCAATGGCAGTTTTGTCTTCGGAGCACCGTTAGCTGACACCGAACAGTCTACCTCCTTCAACCGGCCAGCGAGGGCTTTAAACTTCGAAGACAGCTTCGAATTCCCTTCGCCGGTCATCAAGAAAAGCTCAAGCTCCGGCTCGGTTAAGAAATCTCTAAAATTCAGCGAGACACCGACAAAAGACTCCATGAATCGGATATTCACTTCAGACAGCACTACTTCGATGGAGAGCGGATTTGTCTCCGAATTCGATGACCAGTTGTTAGATATTGAAGAGTCGAACTCTCCAAAAGTAGCTTATTTTGACACTTTGCTGTCAGGAcagattattaaaaataatgtcaTAAGAAGTGGTAAGCAGCCACACTATAGAAGTATCCGCATTAATCCGGCCCAGAGCAAAGCAAGAGTGTCTCTGCTGTCGATACTGGAGTCTCCGCAGTCTATCCTGGAGTCTCCACAGAAGAGGAGTAAGCGAAGTGAGCCAGGGGAAGGGGGGGAGAGTAAGAGGAGGAAGTGTGAGGAAGTCAGGCCGGTGCTGCAGAAATACTTCTCTGAGAATAACGCGTTGATTATGTCCGCTTTTGACCGAT CGGATGGGAACCCGGACCTGATAGGCGATTTCAGCCAGCCCTTCGCCCTGCCCCTGACCAGGGGCAATCACTCCGACCTCAAGAGCATCACGTGTGACACTCTAGCTGGTCTTATCAGGGGGGACTTTGAGAACATCACGGATTTTCAG GTGATAGACTGCCGTTACCCGTACGAATTCGAAGGCGGTCACATCGCCGGCGCACAGAACCTCTACACACCCACACAGATACTACAACTAGTGCAAGGACCGAGACCCCAGGGCAAGGTCCTGGTCTTCCACTGTGAATTCTCTTTGGAGAGGGGACCTAAGCT TTCTCGCTTCCTCCGCTCATCCGACCGCGAGAAGAACAAGGAAAACTACCCCTCCCTCCACTACCCCGAAATCTACCTCCTCCACGAAGGCTACCGCGCGTTCTACCAGCGACATCCGGATCTCTGCTCCCCAGCAGGATATACCGCCATGTTGGATCCTAAACACAGGGACTTACTGAGGCAACACCGCTCTGTGCAGCAACCGTCATCTTCTACGCATTATAGGAGGAATAGACTGCTGTTTTAG
- the LOC125241457 gene encoding M-phase inducer phosphatase 1-like isoform X2, whose translation MDPHTLNLSPKSPTPPKRRLGSKENSSPNIGLSYENRIERDFSLTPKPYKTSYENSQKSPFNPTPRKVLGEQNSPFNRTPRKILGELQNSPFNPTPKKVLSEVQNSLPTPRKVLGELQNSTPTSAPKDLSSLTRSPLFKLLDTPVLSPVSSQRSFKKINRIFEERSQFKMENMDKFEEETRAPFQFEQENWTATKLDFRDVLQTTFIEDFKTEDTFVPEKEELDQEFDTLHDLEEKFDNDTFDQCNKYEIISTDSPDIISRGRNPSNRKINGSFVFGAPLADTEQSTSFNRPARALNFEDSFEFPSPVIKKSSSSGSVKKSLKFSETPTKDSMNRIFTSDSTTSMESGFVSEFDDQLLDIEESNSPKVAYFDTLLSGQIIKNNVIRSGKQPHYRSIRINPAQSKARVSLLSILESPQSILESPQKRSKRSEPGEGGESKRRKCEEVRPVLQKYFSENNALIMSAFDRSDGNPDLIGDFSQPFALPLTRGNHSDLKSITCDTLAGLIRGDFENITDFQVIDCRYPYEFEGGHIAGAQNLYTPTQILQLVQGPRPQGKVLVFHCEFSLERGPKLSRFLRSSDREKNKENYPSLHYPEIYLLHEGYRAFYQRHPDLCSPAGYTAMLDPKHRDLLRQHRSVQQPSSSTHYRRNRLLF comes from the exons GCCTTTCGTACGAAAACAGAATAGAAAGAGACTTCTCACTCACACCGAAACCATACAAAACATCATATGAGAACAGCCAGAAGTCACCGTTCAACCCGACACCTAGAAAAGTACTTGGCGAACAAAACTCTCCATTCAACCGAACACCAAGAAAGATTCTCGGCGAGCTCCAAAATTCTCCCTTCAACCCGACGCCAAAAAAGGTCCTCAGTGAAGTTCAGAACTCTCTACCGACACCGAGAAAGGTCCTAGGAGAGCTGCAGAACTCCACACCGACTTCAGCACCGAAAGACTTAAGCTCGCTAACTCGTTCTCCACTTTTCAAACTGCTTGATACCCCGGTGTTGTCTCCGGTGAGCAGCCAGCGTTCCTTCAAGAAGATTAACAGGATTTTTGAGGAGCGCAGTCAGTTCAAGATGGAGAATATGGACAAATTTGAAGAGGAAACTAGGGCTCCGTTCCAGTTTGAACAGGAGAATTGGACTGCTACTAAG CTGGACTTCAGAGACGTCCTCCAAACGACCTTCATAGAAGATTTCAAGACTGAAGACACTTTCGTACCCGAGAAAGAAGAATTGGACCAAGAATTCGACACTCTCCACGATTTAGAAGAAAAATTCGATAACGACACATTCGACCAATGCAATAAGTACGAAATCATATCAACGGATAGCCCGGATATCATATCCAGAGGCAGGAACCCTTCGAACAGGAAAATCAATGGCAGTTTTGTCTTCGGAGCACCGTTAGCTGACACCGAACAGTCTACCTCCTTCAACCGGCCAGCGAGGGCTTTAAACTTCGAAGACAGCTTCGAATTCCCTTCGCCGGTCATCAAGAAAAGCTCAAGCTCCGGCTCGGTTAAGAAATCTCTAAAATTCAGCGAGACACCGACAAAAGACTCCATGAATCGGATATTCACTTCAGACAGCACTACTTCGATGGAGAGCGGATTTGTCTCCGAATTCGATGACCAGTTGTTAGATATTGAAGAGTCGAACTCTCCAAAAGTAGCTTATTTTGACACTTTGCTGTCAGGAcagattattaaaaataatgtcaTAAGAAGTGGTAAGCAGCCACACTATAGAAGTATCCGCATTAATCCGGCCCAGAGCAAAGCAAGAGTGTCTCTGCTGTCGATACTGGAGTCTCCGCAGTCTATCCTGGAGTCTCCACAGAAGAGGAGTAAGCGAAGTGAGCCAGGGGAAGGGGGGGAGAGTAAGAGGAGGAAGTGTGAGGAAGTCAGGCCGGTGCTGCAGAAATACTTCTCTGAGAATAACGCGTTGATTATGTCCGCTTTTGACCGAT CGGATGGGAACCCGGACCTGATAGGCGATTTCAGCCAGCCCTTCGCCCTGCCCCTGACCAGGGGCAATCACTCCGACCTCAAGAGCATCACGTGTGACACTCTAGCTGGTCTTATCAGGGGGGACTTTGAGAACATCACGGATTTTCAG GTGATAGACTGCCGTTACCCGTACGAATTCGAAGGCGGTCACATCGCCGGCGCACAGAACCTCTACACACCCACACAGATACTACAACTAGTGCAAGGACCGAGACCCCAGGGCAAGGTCCTGGTCTTCCACTGTGAATTCTCTTTGGAGAGGGGACCTAAGCT TTCTCGCTTCCTCCGCTCATCCGACCGCGAGAAGAACAAGGAAAACTACCCCTCCCTCCACTACCCCGAAATCTACCTCCTCCACGAAGGCTACCGCGCGTTCTACCAGCGACATCCGGATCTCTGCTCCCCAGCAGGATATACCGCCATGTTGGATCCTAAACACAGGGACTTACTGAGGCAACACCGCTCTGTGCAGCAACCGTCATCTTCTACGCATTATAGGAGGAATAGACTGCTGTTTTAG